In Candidatus Fusobacterium pullicola, the DNA window TTATATTCTCTAAACCTAATTTTATTCCATGCATAGAGTAAGAGTATAGCTCATCTAATAATTTCTCTATCTCCATATATTTTCACCTATATTCTTTCTAAAATTCCCTCAATTATTGTTTTTGAGTTTTTAGCTGCTAATTTTACAAACTCTGGATAATCTACTTTAGCATCATCATCTGCCTTATCTGAAATTGCTCTTATAACTAGGAATGGAATCTCAAAAATATAACAAACATGAGCTACTGCTGCCCCTTCCATCTCTGTACAATAAGCATTAAATGTCTCTTTTAACCATTTTATCTTCTCTGGTGAAGCTATAAATTGGTCTCCACTTACTATTCTTCCTTCCCAAACCTTCTCTTTTCCAAAAGTTTCAGTAGCAACTTCTACAGCTATCCTTCTTAAACTCTCATCAGCTTTGAATTGATACTCTTCCATTCTAGGAATTTTTCCTAATTCATATCCAAATGCACTACAATCAAAATCATGTTCTATTAAATCTGTTCCTACAACTATATCCCCTATATTTATCTCAGGATTTACTCCTCCAGCTACCCCTGTAAAAAATAGTTTATCTACATTGAAATGGTTCTTCATTAAAGTTGCACATATAGCTCCATTTACCTTACCAATTCCTCCCTCTACAAGTACAACTCTCTTACCTTTTAGCTCTCCTTTAAAAAAAGTTAAATTTCCTAATCTCTCTTCCTCTATACTAGTCATCACAGATTTTAACTCTATGATCTCCTCATTCATTGCTCCGATTATACCTATTACCATAAATTTATTCCACCTCTAATCAAAATTTTATCTCATTAAAAAATTATACCATATAGTTAGCTAGTAAGCAATTTAATAAACTTTATTTTATTTATAATTGTTATTTTTTTTATTTTTATGCTATAATATCTATGCAAAATTTTAAATTAGGGAGTTAATGATGAAAAACTTTTCTTATAAAATACAATTTCTTATCATAATGATATTTTACAAATTACTACTTTTATTCCCAGAATCTGCAAGATTTAAATTTGGTGATTTTCTAGGAATACTTATGTACAAACTTGTTAAAAAAAGAAGATTAATTGCTCTTGCAAATCTTAAAATGGCTTTTCCTGAAAAAGATCAACACGAAGTTGAAGCTATTGCTATTGAATCATTTAAAATTATGATCAAAGCTTTTCTTTGCACTCTTTGGTTTAATACATACCTAAAAGATCCTAAAAAAGTTATTGTTATAAATAGAGAGGTTTTAGATGAAGCTTACAATCAAAATAAAGGTGTTATTGCTGCCCTAATG includes these proteins:
- a CDS encoding 5'-methylthioadenosine/adenosylhomocysteine nucleosidase, with amino-acid sequence MVIGIIGAMNEEIIELKSVMTSIEEERLGNLTFFKGELKGKRVVLVEGGIGKVNGAICATLMKNHFNVDKLFFTGVAGGVNPEINIGDIVVGTDLIEHDFDCSAFGYELGKIPRMEEYQFKADESLRRIAVEVATETFGKEKVWEGRIVSGDQFIASPEKIKWLKETFNAYCTEMEGAAVAHVCYIFEIPFLVIRAISDKADDDAKVDYPEFVKLAAKNSKTIIEGILERI